The following is a genomic window from Gavia stellata isolate bGavSte3 chromosome 3, bGavSte3.hap2, whole genome shotgun sequence.
AAAgtgctgtaattttaaaagtatgttgCATCCTTACATGTAACAGGCAGGCCTAAATGCAGAACTTCACTCAGCCTTACCCATGATATGGCAGCTAGCCACTTTCTGAATCTAAATTAAGgacatgtaaataaataaaaaaatcttcagttaaATTTTTCTTCACCTCTTGTACCATTCACAGTTGTCTGTCACCATAAATGAAGCATGCATGAAATTGTTTTTGCTGCAGCACACAGTGTACCATCAACTGCAATTTCAGTATCCTATATATCGCAACAATTAAGCAcagcttttaaagtaaaatcttGAAAgcaacaattattttttattgaaagCAAACTAGACAGGTGTTAATGCTCTAATTATATTGGTATGGTATCTTACCATGACTTGCTTCTTTATCTGCTGGAgttcaagttttattttctaggagagtagaaaaaaaattgtacatttTATTACTGTATATAAAAACACATAATCTAGAAATACTAATGAATTTGCATTGTCAGTAACAATGACTATAATCCATAATgtgaaaaggaaggcaaaacaAGCATGGTTTAACTCTATGTCCTCAGTATGTGTTTAgatatatgcatgtgtatacaCATGCGTGTTTACTCAGTGCTGTGCATTTTCAAACAACAGCACAAGACAGAGAAGCTAGCAGTGTCCCACAGCAGTAATGGTGGCCAAACACATAAGATGGTATGAGCAAGAATAAACCCAGCAGGCCAAGGGAAGTGATTGTTTCCCCATATTTAGCACTTGAGAGGGTGCAATGGAAGTGCTGTGTCCAGCTTTAGCCTCCCTGGTGAAAGACAAATGtggacatactggagcaagtccagtggagggccatgaagatgatggggggctggagcacactatgttgggggtgggggggtgaggaggagagagagctgggtttgttcagctttAAGAAGAGATGGCTGAATGGCAATCATACCTGCAACCACCTAATGTTCTCTAGAGGTCGTTTCTAACTCAAATTATTCTATtactttctctctttcaaaagATACATGAAATAGGTATAGCTGTAGCATCTTCTATTAACTCTCTttggagatcatccagtccagtcccctgctcaaagcaggggcAACTAGAgaaggttgctcagggccataTCCAGTagggttttgaatatctccaggaTAGGGACtctacagcctctctgggtATCCTATTCCAGAATTTCCCACATTTCAGTCTGTGCCAATTACCTATTGTTGTTCTGTCACAGGACAACAGCAGAAAGAGcctgtctctgtcttctttacacccttccttcaaatatttgtatacattgatgagatccctgctgagccttctcttctccgggctgaacagtcccagctctcgcagtctttcctcatatatcggatgctccagtcccttacTGATCTTTGTGGCCGTTTATTGGACTCTGTCCAGCATGTCCACATCTcccttgcactggggagcccagaactggacccagcactccagatgaAGTCTCACCAGTgccaggcagaggggaaggatcacctcccctGACCCACTGGCAGCCCTCCTAACACAGTCCACgaggctgttggccttctttgccacaacGGTTCATCACTGGCTTGtggtcaacttggtgtccaccaggaccctcagggcctcttctgcaaagctgctttccagctggtcagccccagcctggcctgATGCATGGGTctattcctccccaggggcaggacttggcatttccaTTTGTTCAGCTTCCTGAGGTTCCTGTCATCCCGTTTCCCCAGCTTATTGAcgtccctctgaatggcagcacaaccacGTAGTGCATCAGCCACTGCTCCCAGCTTTGTATCATCTGCacacttgctgagggtgcactctgccccatcaacAAGGTCATTAATGAAGGTGTTAAACCATACTGGCCCCAGAGCCAACCCCTTGGGTACAAGACCTTTTTTTACATCattagaaaaaataagcaagtgCTAGAATAGCACTTTCCAAGATAGTGATTTTTACCTCATTTTCTGAACGAAGTGctgaaaattcacttttttccaaaataatcaTGTCCTTTTTCACACCACCAATATGGGACATTACTTGCTGAAGTgcaatttcctttaaaagagggaagaaaagcctCAGAACATATCATAACTATAATGCTTTTTCTCATCGGTGCCTACAAATATGATAGGCTATTTTGGTACCCTGAAATTTTTAATTCAGCAATTTCAGATTGATTATCTAAGTTTCAGAAAGCAAGATAAATTAAGTGACAGAATAAGCAAGTTAGGCTCAAACGTTGGTAGTGTTTGACAAAATTAGCAGTGCTAACACAGATCAGAATAATTCAATTAATAGCCTAGGAAATAGTTTCTCCTCTTAAGCTAGCAAAGGCATTAGGGAGAAAAGATGTCTCTGAGCTAAATGAGGAAAGTTGACTTTCAGACCAAAACTCCTCAGTGCAACCATACTCTTTTGTTATTACCGCCTTTTTTACCTCCCCCTGCAAGGGGGCTCGCTCTGCTTCACTACTCAGAACCATGCACTATACTTACACTTTTAATTGCTCTTTTCAGTCTGTTATACTGAGCTGACAGAAGACAAACAAGAGTTCTCTGCAACTTCCGAGGATGAAAAAGTCTGTAGACATTGTTTTAGATCCTACGCTATCCACACATGCAAACAGGgactgccttctcttctctgaagATCTCCCCCTAATAAGTAGTCCCTTGCTTTTGAGTCTGGACTAAAACTCAAACCTGACACAGCACTCTAACTTCACTTTGGTCAGGAAATGCTATTCTAACTTAGTGTTTTATGTTGAAGTGGTATCTGGAGATGCCTCACAAGGCTACCTGAccacaacactgaaaaaaaatggctCAGTGTACCAGACATGGTACAAAAAGTCTACAGAAAGAATATTGCCATGGACACCTCCTCTCTTACTCCCTGATGGCTCCAGCTTGCTTTTGTTCTCTCCCCTATTCACTGAGCTCAGTGAAACAGAGAACAGACTCTTCCCTattctgtctcttcttcatctctatacatacacacaaatatatttttcctcccccctAAGGCTTTATCTAACCAGTgtaatattttatcttttacatACCCAACTAGGGCCTAATGGTAATAGCTACAACCACAACTTTCCAAATCCTCTTCCAACTCATCATTCTCTTTTTGCATAAGCTCTTACGCATTCAAACACTGTAAGGAACTACAGGTTCTACCATGTTGCCCTGAGCTCATGGCATACACACCTCCTGAGCTGCTTCTATCTTAGCATGCCATATGAACCTGCACATTTCAATCTTAATGACAGAAAGTCACCTGAGGGTGGAATCTACCAGACAGTCTCAGAAAACATCTACCATCAGGAGCAACAGAGGAAAGCCTGCCTCCTTTTATTAAGAAAGAGCTGGGCATAGAAGGAGGCAGAGATGCAATGACTGCTTATTGTAACATATAACCAACCATGGGAGAAAGGGTCCCTTTAACATTGCATTCTCTGATTGACTGTGGAACAAGTTCAGCACAGGGGGAGGAAGCTCGCCCATGTCTGCTTTGCCTGGACTCTAGGAGGTAGGGAAGATGAGCTGAAGCCTCCCTAGATGGAAGGTGGTGCAAAATCCAGGTATTCCGCTTCTTAATGAGACGCCCTACTGCCAAGACTATTATACTATGgagacagcagctgctgttttctcatgttttaaGACAGCAGCCTTATTactatgaaataaattaaagccTGTGTTCAGAAGGTGACTTGGGGCCATGAATCCCAGCCTCACAGAGCAGCCCAAGAGGTTGTACTTCAGCTATGCTTCTTGTCAGCATTGTCTATTTGACTAGCTTACGTGTCAGGGAATTCCAGCATACCAGATGTTGTGAATCCCACTCAAAGATGCTTAAGTTCCACATGCAGTGAATCATGTCTTACTCtgaatttcagtttaatttctgAAGTCAGATGCTTAAGAGCTCAATGTGGCAATATTCAACACTGTCCTGTCCAATTCCTTACATGGATCTACCTTTGCATGACCTGACAAAGGccccaaaagaaaaatcacagccaGTATTAGAACAAGAAGCTTTGCCTCCAGACACAGTTATTCATTAAAACAATCATTCCCTCACAAGTCAAAGCTAAGAATTCAGTTCAGTTGTATGCAATTTCCTGGTAGCCTGAAAGGATGTCTGTAGATACTCAGCATTATCAGTCTATTTCCAAGCAAGTTTTCTTCACTTCCTCACAGCAAGAGGTATATGCTGGGTAGGTTTAGAGGATACCATGAACAACGTATGCAtcaaaggaaaaggagataGATTTCAGTATCAGTATCCAAACTATAAACGTTCCTATATGTTACCAGTGTATACAACCACACTAATCATGCCCTAAAAACATTATatataaagagaaattcagCTCAATTCTAATCCAATATAAATGTCATTGTGACACAAAGAGATAAATAAAAAGGTACCACATAACAGGGTGGTAAATCACGGAGGGAATCAGTACTTCCTTGTTACAAGTCTACAAAAGAACCTATGTAGGAGCTGTAACTATTCAAATCCATGCACTGAATACCTCCTATGTCTGTCTAAAAGCCTTCTCAGTAATTCTAGTTTCATGTTACAATAAGGTTGAAGCCAAAAAAACTACCTGTGGTTTGCGTACCAACTCACAGTACCTAAATCTCAAGGTCCACCACAACACTTGGATAAGTATTTCATAAAGTCAAGACAAAATCCACTAGCCAATaaatacacagggatgtttgttCTCCACcttcatacttttaaaatacagtgtcTAACAGTAACAAACAGCAACGTATATTTCATTAGCAGGCATACCAGGTTTTGATTTACTTCAACCCCATCACCGTCTTTGAGCTAACCTGCTGTACTTTGGTGACCATGTCCTTGTAAATCATATCCAGGTTGGTGTTCATAATTTTCACTAATGCAGCTACAATGACCTCCGACTGCTGAGTAGTGAATcctaagcaaaacaaaatgcaacaaCATTAAGAGAGAGACCTAAATCTGGACAGTTTACAGAAATGCCACTTGCTAATACTCAGCACCAAGTTAAAATGAATGTTAGTTATGAAAGATAATAAAACACACTCCTCTTAATCCAGCACTTACAAAAGAACACAACCAGTCAGTACACCCAAGTTCCTCCACCCCAAAATTATGTCTGTGACATAGTACAGCTGCTTCTGTAATACAGCACTATTACAATATCAGCAGGATAAATGCTGGAAATTTTCTAGAAGTGTTATGGAATGTCATCTCTCACATGTGGTTATTTCTATGAGCAAGAATGCCGACCCTGAAAAGCAGATACTTTCAGTGTACTATAAATCTTCAGAATCACTGAAGATGTGCAAAGTTCAACAGCTGAAAACAGAGCTAACCGCTCTGATTTCAGGCCTACCAGCCTCTGAGTCCCTATTAAAAACCTTTTAAACTGAATGTATTCGAAACCATTGTTAAACATTGTCCCTAGAAATAGGCTCAACTTTTCCACTTTCAAAATGTAGGAGTAAAAATGTCATGAACAAGATTTAAccattacaaaaagaaacacttgCAAAAGCGTGATTGTTTCAAACTAACTAGCAGTTAACCATTAAAAAGCACTTATGTCATCTGAGAGCAAGTTGCTTTCAATAGCTGAGCTGATATACTAGTTTGCCACCACCAAAAGGAAGAGATacccctcctctctctctcttttcttatccctcctcctgccagtTTGTCCGTGTCCTGGTGCTCACGCAACTGCTCCGTGAGCTCATTAAACTAGTGTCTCAGAATACCAATCAAGCAAAAGAGCTGCAGAGTTTTCCAAGAATTAGGTTGTCACATGGAAAGAGATGAAGCCACATGGCAGGGAAAAGGGACTGGGACCTCGTCTTTTCGGGGATGGAGAGCTGTCAGAAGTCAATTCAGCTGTGCTGAACTTCACCTTAAAGTACCTTTCCCACCTCAGCAACATTAGCATGAATCCAAAATAATCTATTCCCTTATCCATGTTTTAGCCTAAGAACAACCATGTTTTATATAGTATTCTATGTTAGTAGACCATATTCAGTCCTATTATACTGCACTGTTGCATACTCAAGGTGCTATATGCTAAATATGTAGGAATccaattaatacattttaaactaCTACcttgaaaactgtttttactTTCAAttcttaaaatttaatttctctttagcAATTTTAATTACCAATAGGATAATAAATTATTCCAATCAGTTATATAAACTCACTGTTTCCTTTGGAATTAGAAAAAGCTAACATGTTCTTACCCagtacataaaaaaaaaaaatatgtaaaactgAAGCCGTAACATCACATGTCAAGGACAAGTAACAAACTTTGTAAACTAAAAAACCACTCATGAAATGACATTAAAACTAGCTACCCGTTTCTAGCAAATTACCATTTTCTTCCAAGAGGCATACCAGCGCATGAGTGTCAAAAAAAAGCTTCCTATTTCCCAATAAGGAAATATTCCCTTTGCTTTGTAAAGAGGATGATGCAGAGATActtacatctgaaaaaaagataaacaaaatgtaagttatttttttaaaaaaatatttgatcaaCATGTTTGCTTTCCAGGAGTTTCCTTACTACcccaaacatttttcatttatgatAAAATATTACATTGTGTGTTGAGATTATCGCAGCTTGtttgaaactgaaaaggcaCCTGACTAACAAGCTCTATGCATAAGAGCTTTAAAATAGAATACAACGCTACTGCTGCACTTCTGAGATGCTCTCCAAGAATATCCCATCCCAGAAAAGTCCCGCCAAGTGTCAGGGtcttaaaattgtttctttacTGTCACCAGCATAACACGTGGAAGCTGTGAGCACTTCATAGCTTTGCAGAATAAATCCACAGACTCTGTTCTTTGTTGAAGAAGCAAACCTTCAACAGTTGCCCTTTAGACACTAAACTGCTATTAGAAGAATTACTAACGTGTTCCCAAAATATCAGTATTACAAAAATCAGGCATTCAGGGAAATTTAATACCAGTGCTGACAGAAAGAACGCAAGGCAGGACATGAGGTAAACTGGCCGGAGGCAGAACTCTCTGTCCTCACAGGCACTGTATTTTAACACACTTGGGTGGGCAGAAACTACGACTGTGCCTTAGCGCTCTTACTTAGACGTCAATAAAGGGAATTTAAGTCTTCGGGGGCGGGAAAACACGGCCAGTTCCCGAAGCTGCTGCTGACAGGCCCCGCAGGCCGCCGGACCCCCGGCCGCAGGTGAGGTGTCGGGGGCGCgggcacccccccgccccgtccctcTCCCCGCTctcaccccgctccccgcagcggcggcggcgacTCTCCCTGCCGGTCCCGCCGACGCCCCTTCtcgccgccgcgctgccggtAACGGCCGTAACGGCCACCCCGGAGGCCGGCGGCGCGGCCAGGCGCTGCCAGTCGCCGAGGCAGCGGCGAGCGGGGGAAGGGGGCGCGCGGCGACCACCtgaggcggcgggcgggagggcgCCGTCCGCGCCGCGcggccgcagcagcagcagcgcccgCCTCCCGCCGCTCACAGCCGTGGCCGCGGCCGCCTGACCCCTGGCCATGGCCGCGCCACCCGGTCCCGACGACGGAagagggggggaaggagggaaaccgctgccgccgctgctgctACTGGAATGCCATTGCTGAGCACGCGCCGCCCCGGCGTCTCGCTTCCGCCTCAGGCGGCGTCCCGCTTCCGCCTCCGGCACGTGGCAAAACACGCGGGTGACGCCGTGCCGGCGGCGGTTGATTCTATGGCTCACGCGGCGGCCGGGGCCAGAAGagcggcgcgggcgggcgcTCTGCGAGGCGGCGTCTGCGTGGGCCGGGCGGGCCCGGCGGAGGCTTCCCCGCTccccggtcccctcccgggggccgcggcggcaCCGGAGCCCCCCGGTCCCCGTGTGCCGCGGCCCTGGCGTGCTGGGGTGCCGGGGGTTAGCCGTTAGCGGCACAGGCTCTGGCAGGCGTCGCGCAGCCGCCGCACTGCTGGTTCCGCCCTtcatttaagtgaaaaaaagagtattttgggGCGGGAGGTTTGTCCCGGTGCTGCAGGACGGATCCGGTGCCTCCAGCCCGACCGCAGCCCCCTTCCTGAATAACGTTTTTCTTCATTCTGGGCGAAGGTTGACGTTTAGTAGGAAAAAAGCGCGTTTCGGACAAATTTGTCCTTCTGTAATGATACTGAGATTTTGGGGGTTCAAAGTTATTAACCGAGTAATCTGCGGAGTGAGGCGACTCGGTGGCTCTGAGAGCCTGGAGCTGTAACCATTAAATAATGGCTGTAACCATTAGAGTGGGTGCAGTCCGCTGGGCTTgcagttctgctgaaaacagggGTGCGCTCTTCCCTTACCCGCTCTTCTTTCCAAACCAAATGTACTTAATATTCGTCGGGAATTAATACGAGAAGACATCGGTTCGGCCCGCTGTCCTTTTCTCCAGGCAGCGCTTCCTTCGGAGCAAGTCTGTTTTCCTGGTGCCTACACGTTCACAAAAAGCATTCCGcgccttttcttcttctgaccGCAATCAATAGTTACGGTAAACCGGTATGAAGATGGAATCATTCAGATCTATCTGTATAAACGAAGGGCAGGTGAACCACCGTGGCACACAGCAGGCCGGAGCAGCACGGCTTGCCGCTGCAGCTGAGGCAGCGGATGTACACAAGGCTGGCGTCCGTAGCGGCAAttccctccagctgctctggTGATGAAGCAGAACGGTAGAAGCCGTTGCTgctattagaaaataaatgataaatgCTACTTCAGTGTATCAGAAAGATATTGCTATACTCGCAGACTAATCCTACCTGAATAGCTGTTTCTCGAACCACTTGGACGGTACGAGTTCAGGGGTGTCGGTGGGCTCACCTGCACCGCcgtgtttgttttctttgtgagtAAACACAGCCTAAAAAATATCTCTGAGCCCCAGGTGTTTTTGGAGTACTGCCTAGGGCTGGTCACTGgtggcatggtggtgttgggttgatggttgtacttgatgatcttaaaggtcttttccaaccttagtgattctgtgattcttttgaGGATAAACCAGTCTATGATAAAAGCAGAAACTTGCCTAGTGTGCGTTGCAGCTGCTTGGCTGTTGTACGCACATTGCCTGGCCTTAGCACAGCAGTAATTCCTGACGTCTGAGTCTGCAGGCAGTTGTCTTTTCATCTACGGATGATTCAGAAATTGGTGCAGGGTGTTTTCTTTGATACTCTCTCTTCAATGATCCTTTTCAAAGCCCTGCTCTTGCTGCGGCAACTGAAAGACAAAATTGTGACTACTGAAGTATCTCCTTTTATATCATCTGCCGGTTTGCATTTTGCAGTTGGTTTCcgcacttcacagaatcacagaatcccagaatccctacggttggaaaagacctgtaagatcatcaagtccaaccatcaacccaaccccaccatgcccactaaaccatgtcccacaatgccaaatccttttttcttcccacccccTTTCCTGAAGGCATGACTAACAAGAATACATGCTGCTCTCTGTATTGCTGTTAATAGCAAAAGTATCTTCATATTTTGGCTGTCCCTCCACACACAGAACTCCAGGTGCATCTGAATTTCACTGATTTCAATGCTTTCCCACAGGTCTGATAaaggttccttgaacacctccagtgatggtgactccaccacctccctgggcagcctgttccagtgcttcaccactctctcagtgaaggcatttttcctaatatccagcctgaacctcccctggcacaacttgaggccatttcctcttgtcctagGATATGATGGCAGATAAAGTGTGCGAGAAGTGCGGTACAGATGGAGGCTGCAGTTGCAACCGGCGTCAGCCTGGTCAAGGTCAAATACACCCGCACACGCTGGCTATCAGTGCCCATTTTCATCTTCTCTAAGGGAAGCAAAGTCACTGCCGCTAGCTACAGAGATCCCCTGGCGCAActgcctttctgtctttctgccaGAGGTCAACTcgttcatttttttcccttccagtgTCATCTTCCAGATCCCCTGTTTCAGCCTTCTCCACGTTAAGATCGTTACGTACGTACTAACCAGCAGGTAGATTCACCGAGCTCTGGAGGCAGCTTCAGTAGGCTGCAGCAGCTTCGGAACTATCCTTTTTGCTAACTGGGCGTCGGGGACTAATTCCTGCACGAAGCGGCATAAGCAGTGTAGTCGCAAGCCAGGAGAGGACAGGATGAACAGCTTTCTGCCATCTCATGATTCTAGGTTGCTTAGTGCTTGGCTTTAATGTAGCCATTGCCCCATGGAAGTCGTTAGGTCCTATGTAGAGACTATAAATGAAACAAGCGCTGAAGGT
Proteins encoded in this region:
- the MCUR1 gene encoding mitochondrial calcium uniporter regulator 1, with amino-acid sequence MARGQAAAATAVSGGRRALLLLRPRGADGALPPAASGGRRAPPSPARRCLGDWQRLAAPPASGVAVTAVTGSAAARRGVGGTGRESRRRRCGERDVSISASSSLQSKGNISLLGNRKLFFDTHALVCLLEENGFTTQQSEVIVAALVKIMNTNLDMIYKDMVTKVQQEIALQQVMSHIGGVKKDMIILEKSEFSALRSENEKIKLELQQIKKQVMDEITKVRADNKLNLNLEKSRVKELYSLNERKLLEMRTEIVELHAQQDRALTQTDRKIDTEVADLKTMLESHKLDNIKYLAGSVFTCLTVALGFYRLWI